A genome region from Capsicum annuum cultivar UCD-10X-F1 unplaced genomic scaffold, UCD10Xv1.1 ctg66256, whole genome shotgun sequence includes the following:
- the LOC124893842 gene encoding pre-mRNA-processing protein 40A-like, which yields MLQPFLFEEYIRDLESKEEEQRKLRMEELRKAERKNRDEFRKLMEEQVAAGILNAKTNWRDYYIKIKDFAAYLTVSSNTSGSTAKDLFTDIMDELEKQVK from the exons ATGTTGCAACCTTTTCTATTTGAGGAATATATACGTGATTTAGAAAGCAAAGAGGAGGAGCAAAGGAAACTGCGGATG GAAGAATTGAGGAAAGCTGAACGTAAAAATCGTGATGAGTTCCGAAAACTGATGGAAGAGCAAGTTGCTGCAGGAATACTTAATGCAAAAACTAACTGGCGTGATTATTACATCAAA ATTAAAGATTTTGCTGCATATCTGACTGTCTCATCAAATACTTCAGGATCAACAGCAAAAGACTTATTTACAGATATTATGGATGAGCTGGAGAAACAGGTGAAATAG